In Methanocella paludicola SANAE, the sequence ATACTTATCGATAAGATCAACGGCCTCGCTGGCACAGTGAAGGCGATCCTGAGCGTGCCTAAGCCCGCGGCGTCTAAATTCAAGTTCAAGGACCTCACCTTCTTTTTACAGTTCGTGAAGCCGGTCTGGAAGATCGGGGCGCTGAGCGTGCTCATGGTCATGATGTCCACCGCCATCAGCGCGCTCCTTCCCATGTCCAGCAAGATATTCATCGACTTCGTGATACAAAAAACGGGCTATGCAGGCGTCGAGAACTTTCTCGGCTCGCTTGGGCTGGGCGCGTATGCCCCGGCAGTGAACGGGCACCTGAGCTCCATCAACTTCCTGGTATTGCTGGTCATCGTCGTCGGCGTCGCGAGCTTAGTCCTGAACATCCTGGAGAGCTATTTCTCCTCCATTTACCAGCAGCAGATGACGTTCAACGTGCAGACCAGCCTGTTCGACCACGTCCTCCGGTTCCCCATGTCGTTTATCAAGAGCAAGCAGACCGGGTACCTGATGTCCCGCGTCTCGGACGACGTGAGCATGATGCAGTACCTCTTCTCGGACGCGGTCACCACCATCATATCTAACCTGTTCTACCTGATCTTCGGCGTGGCGATCTTAGTTTCCATGAACGCCCGCCTCGCGGCCATCATCGCCTGCGTGATACCCGTTTACATCGCCGTCCGGTACCTGTTCTCCGACAGGATCAGGGCTTTAAGCCGCAGGGAAAGGGAGTACAACTCCGAAGTATCGAGGGACATGCAGGAGGCCATATCGGGCGTCGAAGTGGTCAAGTCCTACGCCATGGAGAAAAGAGAGGTCGGCAAGATTGCCTCCAAGCTCCAGAACGTGATAAGAACGAGGATCGCCCGGTCCCTTCTCATGGCCTTCGCCAGCTCGTTCATGAGCGGCACCATGTTCGCGCTGACCATCGTGGTCATGTTCTTCGGCGCCTTCGACATACAGGCCGGCCGCATGACGATAGGCGACTACGTCGCCTTTATCACCTACATCATGTTTCTCTCTAACGCCGTAAATATGCTATACAGGACTTACCTGACCTTCCAGCCCGCGTTCGCCTCCATGGACCGGCTTAAGGAGATGTTCGACATCGCCCCGGAGTTCGAATGGGGCCAGCAGTCGATGAAGAAGCCGGGCCATATAAAAGGTAACGTGCGGTTTGATAACGTGTCTTTTTCTTACGGCAGCGAGCCGACCCTGAAAAATATCGGCTTCGAGGTCAGGCCCGGCGAGACCGTGGCCCTGGTCGGCCATAGCGGCGCGGGCAAGACCACGCTGGTCAGCCTTCTGCTGAAACTATACGTCCCCCAGTCCGGCAAAATAACGCTGGACGGCGTCGACCTGAATGAGCTGGACCACTCGTGGCTCCGCCAGCAGATCAGCATCGTCTCCCAGGACATCTTCCTGTTTAACGATACCATCGAGAATAATATCAAGTATGGCCGGCCTGAGGCCTCGAGGGAGGAGGTCGTCCATGTGGCGAAGAAGGCAAGGATACACGATTTCATCGAGAGCCTCCCGGATGGCTATGATACACTTATTGGCGAGAGGGGCACCAAGCTCTCCGTCGGGCAGAGGCAGCGCATATCCATCGCCAGGGCCTTCCTCAAGGATACGCCGCTGATAATTCTGGACGAGCCCACCTCGGCCATCGACCCCGAGACCGAGCTACACCTGAAGGCGTCGCTGGACGAGCTCATGAAAGGCAGGACGACTTTCATCATCTCCCACCGCATGTCGCTCACGGACATCGCCAACTTCATCGTGGTCATCGAGGACGGCGAGATCGTCGAGAGGGGCACGCAGAAGGAGCTAGAGCAAAAAGTAGGCTTATATAACCGGCTCAGGTCGCTCGACCAGACACACCCGGCAGGCACATGATCGGCCCATTTTTTTCTTTCGTAAAAAGGGGCCCCGTTTTTTCAAACGGGTCGTGAAGCCATTATATTCAGTATCTCGTCCGCCACGGCCTTGTCGAGCGGCTTGTTCTTGTTGCCGCACTTGGGCGAGTATATGCACGCCGGGCACCCCTCGGTACACTCGCAGTCCCGGACCAGCTCCAGAGTAGCTTTTGTGAGCCCGGGGAACATCTCGTAGCACTTTTCGGCAATGCCGATGCCGCCCTCATACCCGTCGTAAACGAAGATCGTCGGCAGGTTCGTGTCGGGGTGGTCGGGCGTCGACAGGCCGCCCATGTCCCACCGGTCGCATAAAGCGAATAGCGGCGCCATGGCGATCATGGCGTGCTCCACGGCATGGATGCCGCCGTTAAAGTCCTTATTCTCCATGAGCATCTTCTGGTGGAGCTCTTCGGGCAGCGTGAACCACACGGCCACGGACTCGAAGGTCTGGGACGGCAGGTCCAGCGGGAAATACCCGAGTAATTTTTCGTACCGCTTCATGGCGTACTCGTAGTACTGCTCGGTGACCGTTACGTCCCCCACGTGCACGTCGATGCCGTTTACCGTCTTCTTCAGCCGCTCCTTCCTGATGGCCACGTCCGACAGCTTCAGTGCCTCGGTATAATAGTCGACGTCTTTCTTGACCGCCCGGGCGATGCCCAGCTTCAGGTCCAGGTCTTCGATGAGGTAGGTCTCGCCCTGGTGGAGCAGCACGGCGCCCTTATGGGCCTCGGAACAGGCTCTCGCCGTCTCCATGGTCTCCAGCAGCTCGGAGCCGCACATCACCCGCACGTTATGGCTGGAAATGTTCTTCAGGCTCACGATCTCCGACGGGCTCTTCGTGCCCCCGTAGACCATGCCGCGGGGCGAGCGCCGGATGATGCCGGCGGAGGACATGGCCTCCATGGCCTCGGAAATATCGCCAAAATACGCGGAGTCGGCCGCAGTGAGGGGCATCTCGGCCGATGCGCACATGAGGTGGCCCATTAAGATGTAAGGATTCCTCAGGTCGACGATGGCTTCCTCGTTCCCTGAATTGAAGAACCGCTCCGGGTGCTTCATGTAGAACTGGTCGAGCGGGTTGTCGAAGGCCACGAGCGTTGCCAGCGACTCGCTTGTGCCCCGCCCTGCCCGGCCCGCCTCCTGCCACGTAGATATCCGGGTCCCCGGATAGCCCGAAATAATAACCGAGTCGAGGGAGCCGATATCTATGCCGACCTCCAGCGCGTTCGTGGAGGTGACGCCCTTGAGGCGCATGCTCTTGAAGTCGTTCTCGATGCGCCTCCTGTCCTCGGGCAGGTATCCTGCCCTGTACGAGGCGATCTCGCCGTGGAACTTATGATTATCGTACTCACGGGCCCACTTAGCGATCAGCTCGGCCATCCTCCGGGACTGCGCGAAGCACAGGGTCTGCAGCCCGTGATCGAGCTGGTCCACCATGAGGCGCATGGTCTCCTGGTGCGTCGAGCCTCTTGACTGGCCTTCGATGGGCGGGTTCCAGAACATGAAGTACTTCTTTCCCCTGCCGGAGCCATCGCGTGACACGACGCTGAACTCCTTGCCGGTCAGCTTGAACGAGAGCTCTTCCGGGTTTGCGACCGTGGCCGAGGACAGGATGAACCGGGGGTCCGACCCGTATCTTTTAAGGATGCGCCGCAGCCGCCTGATGAGCAGGGCCACGCCGGAGCCGTATACGCCCCTATACGTATGGGCCTCGTCGATGACGATGTACCTGAGGCCGGAGAAGAAGCGCCTCCACTTGTCGTGCCACGACAAATATCGATGGATAGCGTAAGGGTTGCTGACGATGAGGCGTGAGGTATCGCGGATGCCTATCCGGGCCGACTGCGGCGTGTCGCCGTCATAGGCGGCAGGCGAAGCCTTCGTGCCCATTTCCTCATCCATGGCCTTGAGCGTCTTTAGCTGGTCGTTCGAGAGGGCCTTCATCGGGTACAGGTACAGCGCGGTCGCTTTCTTATCCTCCAGAAGCGCCTCGAAAACCGGCACGTTAAAGGCGAGAGACTTACCCGACGCCGTAGGCGTCGTGATGATGACGTTCTTACCATCCAGGGCCAGATCGATGGCACGGGCCTGATGCGAGTATAGCCGGATCCTGTGAGCATCCAGGTACCCGCGCAATTTTAAATTAAGAATATGATTAACGTCGTCGAAGGAGGGCGGGCGCTCATCGAGCTCCTCGATATGGGCGATCTGCCCCTCGTAATTATCCGAAGACTTAAGGTCCCGGATATATTCCTCAATGGCCCCCATTACAATCCTCACAGAACTTCGAGAAAAGCCGGACCAGCGACACCAGGTCGTTCCGGTTATGCTCGACGATGGGCACCAGCGGCCCCGGATTATGCGTGCGCAGGTACTCCTCGTAGAACTCGGGCACCAGGGCGCCGGGCACATCATCCAGTCTCTCCTGGCCGAATAAATATTTTTCAATGGTCGTAAGGCGGGCGTCCGGCGTTTTCGACTTCATGAAGCGCCTGGCGAAGGGCAGCATGTCGAAGTGGACGTTCTCGATGTCGCCGCCCAGGTCGTAGTACCAGCGGCGCTGGTTTATGTATGGTACATCGAAGGCGCGGCCGTTATATGATACTAGCGGATTATTTTCGACGAGGGCGGTGAATAAGCTTATTGCGGCCGCCTCCTCGTCAATGTCCCTCGCCAGGTACTGCCGGGTGACGATCTTATCTCCACTGGTGAAGGCTGCGCCGAACAATATGATGGGCCGGGAGAACAGCCCCATGGTCTCGATATCCAGTGCCACCAGGCGCTCGACTTCCGTGAACGCCGTGATGTTCAGGTTAAGGGGGTGGGACTTCGGGAGCCAGTGCCATAGTTCCTGCTGTATGCGGCACGCATCGCCCGAGTCTACAATGGATAAAAACCGTTTTGCCTCGTCGTGCCAGCGCCTGTGGCCCAGCAGGCTCTCGATGTCCGAATATCCGGCCTTGCGTAATTTTTGCTCCGTACCCGCGCCGATGCCGCGAAGCAGGCGAAGGTTTGACATAAGGGCATTTCTTGCGTTATCGCGGTCAATTTTACTCAAGGAAAAATCAGTGGAGCTTTCGATCAGGTAGCACTCGCCGATATCGCTCCGGACGGGCGTGCCCCTGATCGCGTCTTCCAGGCAGGCGCCATCGTACGCCTCCAGGTACTTCTTCTTGACTCGCTGGCCTTCGAAGTACGCGTCGTCATAGAGCCAGGAGGGCATGAAGCCGTATTCACGGGCATCGTCCGGCGGAGCCTCGCCGCCAGGGACGACTGCGTATCCCTCGCGGTCGGCCTCCCTGGCCTTTAGCCTGCCGGCGACGGCATCGAGCTTGCCCGTGCTATGACCTCAGAGAAGATTAGCGATAGCAGGGCTTATAGCCTTTTTGTGTGCGCAGCGAAATTATTAACTTTCGTTAGCTCGCCTTTGCCTTACGTTGCCGCGTATTTATGTCCTTGATCTTAATGGAAGAATGCTTTTTGGCATCGGTGTGCGTAGCGTGGTAGATGAGGTCTATTGCGGTATTTAATAAAGCCTCGCGGTCCACGCCGTTCTCTTGCATGATCAGCTCATGGGACCGGAAGGGGTTCATGGCGACCCAGTAAGCCATACGCAGGAAGATCGCCGTTGGAAGGGGGTCCAGGTCGGGCCTGACGGAGCCTTCGGCGATAGCCATCCGGTAGCCATCGCTCATGATCTGGAGCTGCTCGCTCATCTGGCTCACGTATTCCCGCACGTTCGGGTCCGATACGTCCTTGAACTTCAGCATTATGGCGTTCTCGAGCACAGAGCCCTTATCGGGGTGTGACATATTCCACTCGGTAACGGCGGTGGCGGTCGCGACAATCCGGGCGGTGCCTCCTTCGACACCCTCCAGGTTTTCCTTGATCGCCAGGTTCATGTCGGCGATGATCCGGGCCACGACGGCGGCGCAGAGCGACTCCTTGCTGTTGAAATAGAGGTAGATGGTGCCCTTTGCCACGTCGGCATCCGCGGCGACGTCGTCCATGGTCATGTCCCAGTAGCCCTTTTTGGCCATGATCCGCTCTGCCTTATCGATTATCGTGTTCCGTTTTTGGCGCTTCTTGCGCTCCATTCGTTCACTCATTATAACACCAGATGATTTGCGGCCATTAATGACCACGTTAATGTGCCGTTGTATTGTCAATATACGCTAAAACGCTATATAACTATTGATAAGTGAACGTGGCTTAAATTTTATGACTCCACGGCTGCAAATTTGAGCATTTTGTGCCGAAGCGCCCGCAGCAAAATGTGAAAAGCATATATTGGAAGACTGCTACCTGTTACTGTAACTGTATAAAGGTGTTAACGTGGAAAAAGTACCGGGACCCGTTCTGGAGAGCCTGGCGAAGGGCCAGGACAAGTACGTTGAGCGTCTGAACGAATTTTTAAAGATGCCGAGCATCAGCACGCTGCCCGCCCACTCGGGCGACATTCGTAAGGCCGCAAAGTGGCTGCTCCATGAGGCGGAACTCCTGGGTTTCAAAGGCGCGCTATACGAGACAAAGGGGCACCCCGTCATGTACGCAGAGCTATGCCCCCATAAGGACGCCCCGACGATCCTGATCTACGGCCACTACGACGTCCAGCCTCCCGACCCCGTCGACCAGTGGTGTTATCCGCCGTTCACGCCCACTGTTCACGACGGCTGTATCTTCGCGAGGGGCGCCACAGACGATAAGGGGCAGCTCCTTACTTTCTTTAACGCCATCGAGTCCATCCTCGCGGCAGAAGGCCGGCTACCGCTTAACGTCAAGCTGGTCATGGAGGGCGAGGAGGAGGTTGGCAGCCCGAACTTCGGGGCTTTCGTAGAATCGCATAAGGAGCTGTTAAAGGCGGACATCATCGCCCTCTCCGACGGCGAAAAGTACCGGAAGGACATGCCCTCTATCTGCTATGGCCTTCGCGGGCTGCTTTACATGCAGATCGATATCCAGGGTCCCGCCTACGACGTGCACTCCGGCCTTCACGGCGGCTCCGTCATGAATCCCGCGCTCGCGCTCACATGGATATTAAGTAAGCTAAAAGACAGCAATGGGAAAGTGTTGATACCCGGATTTTATGACAGCGCCAGAGATGTAGAGCCGTGGGAGCGTAAGGAGATGGCAGGGCTGCCATTCGACGAAAAGACAGAGGCCGCCATGCTGGGCGTGCCGGGGCTCGTACCCGAAAAGGGATATACCGTACTGGAGAGCACCCGGGCCCGGCCGACGCTGGACATCAACGGCATCTGGGGCGGCTTCCAGGGCGAAGGCTCCAAGACGATCATCCCGGCCGCGGCGGGCGCCAAGGTCAGCATGCGCCTGGTGCCGGACCAGGACCCGGACGAGATCGCGAGGCTTTTCGAGAAGTACGTGATGTCGATGGTGCCGGCCGGAGTGACCGTGAAGGTCACGAAGATCGTGGGTAACAGGGCGCTGATCGTCTCGCGGGAGAGCCCGGCAGTCAAGGCCATGGCGAGCTCCATCGAGTACGCCTTCGGCGTAAAGCCCGTATTCACCAGGGACGGCGGAAGCATCGGTGCCGTCATCGCCATGCAGTCGGGCCTGGGCATCGACGACATCCTCATGCTCGGCTGGGGCGACCCGGACGACGCGCTCCACTCGCCGAACGAGCACTTCAGCCTGGAGAACTTCCGGAGGGGCTCGCTGGCGGCCGCCGCGCTGCTCTACGGGCTCGCTAAAGCGAAAAAGCCGCTGGCCCCGGCGCACATGGCGAAAAAGGAAGCTGTCAAGTAAGCTTAGTGGCCTATGCCGCCGAAAAAGCTCAGCACGGCGGCATTGAACTCGGCATGCGTCTCCACATTGGGCATATGGCCGCTACGCTCGATGAGCTTTACCTTCGAGCCGGCGATGAGCCCCCTGTATTTTTCGGCATCTTCCGCGGGGAGCAGCAGGTCGTCCTCGCCCCATATAATAAGGGCGGGGGCGGAGATGGCCATGAGCGTCCCGGCATAGCTGCCATCATAGCGAAGGATGGACTTACAATTTTTAACGAAAGCGTCCCTGGACTCCTTCGAGTCGGTGACGAGCTGCGTGTCCTCGAGCAGCCTCATGTTAGCGCTATTATGGAGCATCGGCCGGCAGTATAGCCGCCGGCTTCTTATCATCAGGCCCAGGAAGGCGTTATATAGTTCCTTGTTCCGCGAGAGGCTTTCGGGAACGAAGCCCGTGGGGTCCGATAGGACGATCCCGGCTACTCTGTCAGGGCATCGTGCGGCGAACTTCGCTACGACGGCCCCTCCCATTGAGTTGCCTACAAGGGAGGCTTTATGCACGCCGATCGAGTCCATAAATTCCTTCAGGAAACCCACGTAATAGTCGACACCATAGTCCAGGTCCGGCTTATCCGAGAGCCCAAAGCCAGGAAGGTCGGGCGCATACACTTTATAGTATTTCGCCAGGGGGCTTATGTTGAGCTTCCATTGGCCAGCCGAGAGGCCGTTGCCGTGGACCAGGATGACGGCGCTGCCGCTGCCTTCCACCATATAATGGATCCTCAAGCCGCCCACTTCGACATATTCTTCCATTTATCCTCCGGCCCTGCAAACCTGAACGATAGTTAGAATAGTTATGGCTTAATTAAAAATTTAGTGGTCACGACAGAAACTATTTATTTCGAAATGCATCCTGATATTCGAGGGAAACCTTAATATCGGATATTGCACTACTATAGTGCGCATCAGCACTAACATTGTGTTCAGGCACAAGTATTGTGCAGCATTGCGGGGCCCGTGGTCTAGCTGGTTATGACGTCGCCTTGACATGGCGGAGGCCATGAGTTCGAATCTCATCGGGCCCACTCCGTTTTTTTACTTTTAAAAAAGATTTATGACGGGACGATCGTGAACTTATAAAATACATCATACTCGGACAGCGTATCCTTCACCCACCTTGCGTCGGACGAGGGCAGATTCTTTCGGAGCCTGACCACGATCTCCGGCGGCTGGCTCTGGCTGTCCTTGAGGTCGAACGATTCGACGAGCTCCGATAGGCGAAGGCTGTCGTTGGGGTTTCCCAGCAGGCTAAAAATCTCTTCTGCAAAATCTGCCATGGTGTTCACATTCCTTAATGTGTGGTCACATATCCTTCATGTTTAATAAATTGATTCCATAATTCGGGGATTATTGTACGTCCCCGACCACACCATATACTTTGTCATATATTTTATACTGGCCCTGCTGCTTGTCTAGCGGCTTGTAATAGTAGATCTTCGGGTAGCCCGGGGCCATCTTTGCGGGCAGCTCGATAAATATCTCTCCACGCGCCGATCCCAGGCCCGAGCCTATGGTCTTTTCCGGATATTCTATGTAAGGGATGAACGCCCTTGAATCCTGGACGGGGTCGGTCTCATTTACCTTATATTCGACGCCGAACCAGTCAAGCGACGTCTGGACCGGCTTATCCGAGCTTACGTTGACCTTGTAGATATACAATAAATATCCCGGAGCGGCCTTTTGCATTCCGCCGTATTCGGTCTCGGTACCCGGCGAATAGAAGAACTGGATATGTGCCTCGTCGTTGTTGCCTATGAGCGTCGGCACCGGGGAGACTGTAGCCGTAGGGGTCACAGTCGGGACGGGCGTCGGGGCCGGAGAGCTGACGCAGCCCGCGGCCAGCAGCGATACAAGCAAGACCAGAATTATTGTGAAACCCTTCATGATACCTACCACGCGATCTAACAAGCATCTACTGTCATGCCCCCGATATCTACTTTTCGCGGTCGTTCAAAATACGAAATAAACTGATATCCGGCCGCATAGATACTACAACGTATATTTAACGAGAATGGTGCGGAGGAGTCGCTTTTGAAGGTAAAGGATATCATGAGTAAGGACGTCGTCACCATCGGTGCCGATGCCTCGGTGGCGGACGCGGCGAGAAAGATGAAGGAGGCTGACGTGGGGTCGGTGGTCGTACTCGACAAGAACGCTGTAAAGGGCATCGTCACGGACCGTAAGATCGTCACGAACTGCATCGCCGAGAACAAAGACCCGGGAAGGGAGCACATCGGGAATATCACGAGCAAGAGCATGATCACCTGCAGCGAGGACAGCGATGTCCACGACGCGCTGATGACGCTGGGGAAGAACAAGATACGCCGCTGCCCGGTCGTCAACGACAGGAAAGAGCTGGTGGGCGTGCTTTCGGTCGCAGACATCGCCGGGGAGATGAGGGGCTGCATGGACGCCCTGTTCGACGGGCTTTCCAAGTCAGCCGGGGGCGAAGCGGAGCGCCACGAGCCTTCCAGGCCCGTGATTCACTGACCCCTTATTTCTTTTTCGCGATGACCATGATGCTCATGCCGGCCCTGCTGAACGGCCAGGCGCCGTAGACCCGGTCCTCGGCCGCCCTCAGGATGGAGAACATTCCCCTGGTCAGCCGGCCGGGATGGTCCTTGAGCATGACGGTACTCGGTATGATGTTGGTTATCGAGTGCGCCCCATAGGCGGCTACGATCTCGCAGCCCACATCCCCAAGCTCTTTTTTCAGCTCATGGTACGTGAAGGTCCGTAAGTGGAGCAGTTTTACCTTGTTCTCGTCGTAAGTGAGTGGAAATACGTAAGGATAGCCCTCGTGCAACGGCCGCTTCACATATCCGATGACGCCCGGCAGAGTCTCGTGGTATTCCAGCGGGTCCCCGGTCAGCGTGCTCGCCAGGCTCCATAAGATGTCCGGCTTCCACTTGTTGTCGGACTCCAGGAACAGGTATCCGCCAGGCTTGAGCACCCTGCCCGCCTCCTCGAAGAAGCATGAATAGTCCGGTATGTGGTTGACTGTGCTCCCGGCGCTTGAGATGGCGTCAAAGCACTCGTCCGGGAACGGGAGCCTGCACGCGTCCGATGCCATGCAGACGCCCTTGCCCAGCTTTTTATTGGCGACTTTCACCAGGCCGTGGCTTATATCAATGCCCACGACGTCGAAGCCGCTTTTATCGAAGAGCAGCGTCTGCTGCCCCGTGCCGCACCCGATGTCGAGCACCCGGGCGCCCTGTGGCAAAAGAGGAATGAAGCGTTCCTTTAATAGTGAATTGATGCGGCCGAAGAGGTATGGGAAAAACAGCCCCTCGTACGTGTCGTATATGTCGGACGCCTCGTCGTAGGCTTCCGCGTGTTCCCTTTTTGAGGAATCGACGACGAACGTGTGTTTTTCATCGGCCATGGTAATGTGGCTGTTCTAAGCGGTTACAGTTAATAAAATTTGTGGAAGGCATGCTTATTTTTTCTTTGGCTTTGACACCTTTTTGCGTACCGCGGGGCTCTGCAATTCCTTCAGCGCGTCGGCCGCTATCCACCGGGCGCTCTTCGAGTCCAGCGCCTGCATCTGTTTCGCCGTTGCGATGGCCTTCACATTCAGGTCGGCATTGCGCTTGCCTATCTGCCGCAAAGCCCAGTTCACGGCCTTCTTCACGAAGTTCCGCTCATCCATGGAGCCTTTTATGATGAACGGCAAGAACAGCTCAAAGACCGTATCCGGCGCCTTCTTGTCGTGGACGGCCAGGGTGGCCATCATGACGTAGCCGGCACGGCGGACGAACTCCCGCTCATCACGGGTCCAGGCCAGCGCCTTGCCGTAAGCGAACTGCGTCTTATCGAACAGGTTAGAGCAGCACTGGTCGCATACGTCCCAGGAGTCGAAACCGGCGGCCCATGTGTCCATCTGCTTTTCCGAGACCTGGCGGGGGTCATCGATGAGCCCGGCCAGGATCTTCGCCTCATGGTAGCCCGTATCCCAGAGGGCAAGGGCCAGCTCATGATCCTTATCCAGCTCTTTAGCGAGCGCCCGCAGTTCCGGCATTGAAACGCCGAACGCCCTGTCGACGGTAATCCCATATCGGGCCATGCCTTCCCTGTTCCCGGGATTGGCCATCGATCGCAAACGAGCGATCACGTCGTCTGCGCATACTTCAGACGCCATAGTTATCCTCCTGACTGTATGGAGTAAGAAGGATACATACTTAATGGTCTTTAAAGTTGTTTCTACCCATTTTCCGCATGCGAGCTTTATCGTGGGGCACCTCAAGATTTTTATGTGATCCATATGATGCAGGAACCTCTGAGGTGGGGCAAAGATGCCCGAAAGGCACTGGACGAGGCAAAGCGCACGGGCAGGCTGGCGCTTTTATTCTTCCACTCGAACCAGTGCAGCGGATGTAAAGCCACGATAGCGAAGACGCTGCCGGACCCGAAAGTATCGAAGTTCATCGAGCGCATCTTCTCGCCGGCCATGTTCGAGGTCAGCGAGCCGGGCTCCCAGGAGCTGATGAAAAAGTACGGCGCGCAGTGGACGCCGACGTTCGTCGTAACGGATGCGGACGGGAACGAGATATACCACTGGGTCGGCTACCTGCCGCCGGGCGACTTCTGTGCCGAGATGCTGTTCGCCGAGGGCCGGGCCGCCTTCAAGAATAAGGACTGGGACCGCGCAGAGCGCTGCTTTAACTCCGTGGCCGAAAGGTTCCCGGACAGCGAGGAAGCGCCGGAGGCGCTCTACTATACGGGCGTGGCCCGGTACGAGAAGACCCACGATGCCACGGACCTCGCGGACACGAGCAAGAAGCTGAACGCGAAGTACCCGAATAGCAGCTGGACAAAAAAGGCCTCTGTGTGGGGTGAGTGATAAAATTTCGCTAGGGGGCGCTCTCGGCCCCCGGCCGGGCCATGCACAGGCTTTCCTTATACTCGCAGTAGTTGCACTTCCACTTCTCCCGGAACCCGGCACGGGCGGCCTTGCGCTGCCCTTCCCAGAACTGGCCGGCGTGCGCAAGCTTGTGCGTTAAAAACCTAGAGTCGTACAGGATGGCCTTATCGCCGATGTGATCTCCCCTTTCCTGGTGGATGTACCGCACGATGAGGAAGTCCGAGAGCTGCGGGAGCGATGTGAATTGTTCGAACACTTCCCGGGCAAGGCGGGCAACTGAGCCGTCCTCGACGGCCATCCCTTCTGATCCGAGCTGCCCTCGCAGCTCATCGCTGATGGCGCCTCCCTCCTTCAGCCCTGTGTCCGCTATAAAGTCCTCGTACGTGTAATCGCCATTACGCACGTCCTCAAGCAGCTTGCGGTAGAGCATGACCTGGATCTCGGTGGGCTTGACCGAAGGCGGAGGCGGCAGGGTCGGCCTGAGCCGGGTCTTATGGTCGAGAATGACAACGTGGCCATCCTTGAGCGAAAGCTCGTCGATGATCCCGGCGATGGGGAACCCGGCCGCACGGCCGAACACGTACAGCTCGCGAGTTATTCCTTCGCTCATAAGCTGCTCAAGCCCATTACGGATGTTCAACAGTAAAACGTAGGCAGCGTCGTCGGCAGTAAGCGTCGCGACCTCCGTCTCACGCATAAGCTCAAGTAAATACTCCTTATGGATCTCCTGGCCGGCCAGAGTAGCCGCCGTATCCTCACGAGGGCACTCCAGCG encodes:
- a CDS encoding ABC transporter ATP-binding protein is translated as MSILIDKINGLAGTVKAILSVPKPAASKFKFKDLTFFLQFVKPVWKIGALSVLMVMMSTAISALLPMSSKIFIDFVIQKTGYAGVENFLGSLGLGAYAPAVNGHLSSINFLVLLVIVVGVASLVLNILESYFSSIYQQQMTFNVQTSLFDHVLRFPMSFIKSKQTGYLMSRVSDDVSMMQYLFSDAVTTIISNLFYLIFGVAILVSMNARLAAIIACVIPVYIAVRYLFSDRIRALSRREREYNSEVSRDMQEAISGVEVVKSYAMEKREVGKIASKLQNVIRTRIARSLLMAFASSFMSGTMFALTIVVMFFGAFDIQAGRMTIGDYVAFITYIMFLSNAVNMLYRTYLTFQPAFASMDRLKEMFDIAPEFEWGQQSMKKPGHIKGNVRFDNVSFSYGSEPTLKNIGFEVRPGETVALVGHSGAGKTTLVSLLLKLYVPQSGKITLDGVDLNELDHSWLRQQISIVSQDIFLFNDTIENNIKYGRPEASREEVVHVAKKARIHDFIESLPDGYDTLIGERGTKLSVGQRQRISIARAFLKDTPLIILDEPTSAIDPETELHLKASLDELMKGRTTFIISHRMSLTDIANFIVVIEDGEIVERGTQKELEQKVGLYNRLRSLDQTHPAGT
- a CDS encoding DEAD/DEAH box helicase, which encodes MGAIEEYIRDLKSSDNYEGQIAHIEELDERPPSFDDVNHILNLKLRGYLDAHRIRLYSHQARAIDLALDGKNVIITTPTASGKSLAFNVPVFEALLEDKKATALYLYPMKALSNDQLKTLKAMDEEMGTKASPAAYDGDTPQSARIGIRDTSRLIVSNPYAIHRYLSWHDKWRRFFSGLRYIVIDEAHTYRGVYGSGVALLIRRLRRILKRYGSDPRFILSSATVANPEELSFKLTGKEFSVVSRDGSGRGKKYFMFWNPPIEGQSRGSTHQETMRLMVDQLDHGLQTLCFAQSRRMAELIAKWAREYDNHKFHGEIASYRAGYLPEDRRRIENDFKSMRLKGVTSTNALEVGIDIGSLDSVIISGYPGTRISTWQEAGRAGRGTSESLATLVAFDNPLDQFYMKHPERFFNSGNEEAIVDLRNPYILMGHLMCASAEMPLTAADSAYFGDISEAMEAMSSAGIIRRSPRGMVYGGTKSPSEIVSLKNISSHNVRVMCGSELLETMETARACSEAHKGAVLLHQGETYLIEDLDLKLGIARAVKKDVDYYTEALKLSDVAIRKERLKKTVNGIDVHVGDVTVTEQYYEYAMKRYEKLLGYFPLDLPSQTFESVAVWFTLPEELHQKMLMENKDFNGGIHAVEHAMIAMAPLFALCDRWDMGGLSTPDHPDTNLPTIFVYDGYEGGIGIAEKCYEMFPGLTKATLELVRDCECTEGCPACIYSPKCGNKNKPLDKAVADEILNIMASRPV
- a CDS encoding ribonuclease H-like domain-containing protein, which gives rise to MPSWLYDDAYFEGQRVKKKYLEAYDGACLEDAIRGTPVRSDIGECYLIESSTDFSLSKIDRDNARNALMSNLRLLRGIGAGTEQKLRKAGYSDIESLLGHRRWHDEAKRFLSIVDSGDACRIQQELWHWLPKSHPLNLNITAFTEVERLVALDIETMGLFSRPIILFGAAFTSGDKIVTRQYLARDIDEEAAAISLFTALVENNPLVSYNGRAFDVPYINQRRWYYDLGGDIENVHFDMLPFARRFMKSKTPDARLTTIEKYLFGQERLDDVPGALVPEFYEEYLRTHNPGPLVPIVEHNRNDLVSLVRLFSKFCEDCNGGH
- a CDS encoding TetR/AcrR family transcriptional regulator — translated: MSERMERKKRQKRNTIIDKAERIMAKKGYWDMTMDDVAADADVAKGTIYLYFNSKESLCAAVVARIIADMNLAIKENLEGVEGGTARIVATATAVTEWNMSHPDKGSVLENAIMLKFKDVSDPNVREYVSQMSEQLQIMSDGYRMAIAEGSVRPDLDPLPTAIFLRMAYWVAMNPFRSHELIMQENGVDREALLNTAIDLIYHATHTDAKKHSSIKIKDINTRQRKAKAS
- a CDS encoding dipeptidase, yielding MEKVPGPVLESLAKGQDKYVERLNEFLKMPSISTLPAHSGDIRKAAKWLLHEAELLGFKGALYETKGHPVMYAELCPHKDAPTILIYGHYDVQPPDPVDQWCYPPFTPTVHDGCIFARGATDDKGQLLTFFNAIESILAAEGRLPLNVKLVMEGEEEVGSPNFGAFVESHKELLKADIIALSDGEKYRKDMPSICYGLRGLLYMQIDIQGPAYDVHSGLHGGSVMNPALALTWILSKLKDSNGKVLIPGFYDSARDVEPWERKEMAGLPFDEKTEAAMLGVPGLVPEKGYTVLESTRARPTLDINGIWGGFQGEGSKTIIPAAAGAKVSMRLVPDQDPDEIARLFEKYVMSMVPAGVTVKVTKIVGNRALIVSRESPAVKAMASSIEYAFGVKPVFTRDGGSIGAVIAMQSGLGIDDILMLGWGDPDDALHSPNEHFSLENFRRGSLAAAALLYGLAKAKKPLAPAHMAKKEAVK